The segment TTATgtatttcccttttctttttctgctctGAAAATAACCCTTCTGGGGAAAATGGTGCGGTTAATTAGCTCACCTGTGGGGGATCGAATTGCTTTCTTTTTATAGCTTTCAATAAATTGGTTTTTGTTGGTCCTTGTTCAAGAAGGTGAGCGTCAAACTCTGCTCTGTCTTCTTGAACAAAGttgtttttgatttattaaaaaaagacgtACAGAATGCTGTACAAGAGGTCACAGAACATATCACAAGTACATCTATACCTCAAGTCATAGAGCATGTGAAATCACAATAACAAGAGTGATGGTGtgtgctggaaaaaaaaacggTTGCTGACCTGGGATGAAACACTAGGATGATGTTTGATGGCATCACGTCGCACATTGAGAGAACGCATATAGTAAGATCTTGCAGCCTCCAGATCTCCATCATAATATTTGAGATCTCCAATTTTATTAAGTGAAACAGAATGCGTATGCGTGATCTACAGgggaagaaattcaaaaaaattatagttggcATGGTAAAATCACGCATAGAATAAAAGGCAGCAATACTTGTAAAATTTTAACCTCCAGATCAGCTGCAGACAATTTTGATAGGAATTCTACACTCTCTTCGAAGTATGTAACCGCGGAGCCAGCACCCCCCACTGCTCGACTGCAATAGGCTAGTTTGGAAATGTGACTGCCgcggtattttaaaaaattttaatttttttttattaaatttaatataatttatatgttttgtatcgttttgatgtgctgatatcaaaaataattttttaaaaataaaaaatatcattaacatgtattttaacacgaaaaattatttaaaaaacatccataatcacactgccaaacacactcATAATAGATAGAGATTTTAGTAAACTCGTCAGGACTCAAAATCcattactaaaaataaaaaatacttctttgtttgttgttatttttagagTATACTGACTGTGaatgtagttattttttaaaaattatttctaatattaatatattaaaacacaaaacataaTTTGTGATTTTATAGTATTTGAAGCATCATCAGGTTTAGAGTATATTTACTTATCAGAGAGTTATGAAACCTCGTTTCAATGTGCTATACAAAACTAATcttctattttgatttataaaatcgTGATGTCACCGCACCAtcatttaatatcattatattttaattcaatcaagattattattatttttattttaaccaagagaattatagtttaattaattacgTTTTAGGTTTGCTACTTAGAAATCATCAGTTCGAGTTTCACGAATCTCATGAtcactagagacttacatgatcgttaatttcaggacccgtGATATGAGTCTAGATGCGCGCAAACTAACTTGAACATCcacgttaatctaaaaaaaaattattttttaaaatgatattatgttgattttatttttaaaataataatagcacAGAATTCAATAACTTGATCTTAATAATGAATAAATGCACTGTGGAGCATATAATATAATGGCAATGTCGAGGCACGAGGGAATCTTGGGGCGGGTTGCTCCAAAATTATGTGACCCTCTctctatttataattaattaactaaaaacatGAGCATTCATCTAACAGACAGGTGACAATATATGTTTATTAATCGATCTCCTTTATTtactaatttaaatttcttgCACTTACGGGAATGCCTGGTTAGTAGAGATGTGATGGATGATTCCTCTCTCGATaatatcaaagaaccatctcaatttaaaagcttaagttattaggtgaggttctagaatatgatttatattattctctaacacacctcctcaagtgaaaaccctttgggcttgaaacttgcacaggcccacattacctttgtgcttaatttttatcaaataaatgaggatgataagattcgaactcgagaccaTTTGGTCATTaaaactctgataccatgtcaaagaaccatttcaacccaaaaacttaagctattaggtgaggttctaggatataatttatattattctctaacaaataATACTGTTTCTTGTCTATTTTAATTAGGATCTTTGTTAttgtcatctttttttaaacttgcataataacaaattaagagAGGGACATTTTTATCATCATATTATAGTCAATAAAGAGGTAtctgtaataaaataataataaattttacttttgtAATTATCGAAAGTTAAAAgctattgaaacaaaaataaaaataaatagatgttTAAAAGTATGACAACGGttataatttaaagtgttttttacttaaaaatatattaaaataatatttttaatttttttaaaattattttttatatcatcacattaaaatgatttaaaaatatatatataaattaattttaaataaaaaaatttaattatttaaaaatacagtttcaACCGCTTTACCAACattatctaaatattaaattaatactttcCAGGCaccaaatcaataattaatttcgTCATCTTCCAATCACAAGAACCGAACCACacatataatcaataaaaaataaatgaaatcctTTTCCTATCTATAAATAAATGTGTGGAAATGAGCTACTTCCATAGTCTCTTGAGTTTCCCCTCTTCTATTGCTACACTTCTCCTATTTCCATCTAACATGTTCAACCAAAAGCCCTCAATGGCAGAAGATCTCCAAGAATTGATCCTCAACCTTCCCAGAGAGAAAAACCTTGATGGCACGAATTCTCTCTATCTGTTCAAAGGGGCCTGGGTTTCAGCTTATGTGTTAAGAGCTGTGGATTCCTTTCAACGCCACTTCATTGCTCAAGACACCGATATAGTTGTAGCTAGCATGCCGAAATCAGGCACTACTTGGCTCAAAGCCCTTACCTTCTCAGTTGCAAAACGCCACCTCTATGACCCCAGAGAAAGTCCTTTACTCACCACCCCACCTCATGAGCTGGTGCCTTTTTTCGAGACTGACCTTTACATGAAAGACCCGCACCCAAATCTTGAACAACTTCCTCCTCCAAGAATCTTCGGCTGTCACTCCCATTTTGCAAATTTGCCGGAATCAATTGGAAATTCCAAGTGTAAAGTTGTGTACATATGCAGAAATCCATTGGACcaagttgtctctttctttcagTTTACACACCAGTTCAAACAAGATGGCACACCTTTATTATT is part of the Populus nigra chromosome 8, ddPopNigr1.1, whole genome shotgun sequence genome and harbors:
- the LOC133702303 gene encoding cytosolic sulfotransferase 15-like; this translates as MFNQKPSMAEDLQELILNLPREKNLDGTNSLYLFKGAWVSAYVLRAVDSFQRHFIAQDTDIVVASMPKSGTTWLKALTFSVAKRHLYDPRESPLLTTPPHELVPFFETDLYMKDPHPNLEQLPPPRIFGCHSHFANLPESIGNSKCKVVYICRNPLDQVVSFFQFTHQFKQDGTPLLLLDECYENICRGVHSRGPFWDNVLGYWKASLERPDKVLFLKYEDLKEDIISNLKKIAEFLGIPFTEKEEKEGVIEEISRLCSLDNLRNLEVNKNGVRPSGAPNSSFFRKGEVGDWANYLSPSMAENYLKIVEEKLGGSGLTFKTSQ